In Paracoccus methylovorus, a genomic segment contains:
- a CDS encoding DUF58 domain-containing protein: MRPSADQLRARAEAASAGLPALMLSAERLAAALVPGAHGQRRAGMGEDFWQYRPAAAGDTARGIDWRRSARSDAQFVRDREAQVAQSASIWVSAGAGMDYSGGADRPGKRDRAELLALALAMALLAGGERVALAGQLPRHGRLQAERIAQALIARSPLDQDEDAPPADALRPGQRAVLCDDFLGDPQPVLDYLARAAGMGVQGVLMQVLDPDEEVFPWTGAVLFRSGSGALRHDTRDAAALRSAYLARLAERREVLSRAARMAGWHFGTHHTGAPPSQALLWLWSALEG; the protein is encoded by the coding sequence GTGAGACCCTCGGCCGATCAGCTTCGCGCCCGAGCCGAGGCCGCCTCGGCGGGCCTGCCTGCGCTGATGTTGTCGGCCGAGCGGCTGGCAGCGGCGTTGGTGCCGGGGGCGCATGGCCAGCGCCGGGCCGGCATGGGCGAGGATTTCTGGCAATATCGGCCCGCTGCGGCGGGTGACACCGCGCGCGGCATCGACTGGCGCCGCTCGGCGCGGTCGGATGCGCAATTCGTCCGTGACCGCGAGGCGCAGGTGGCGCAATCGGCCTCGATCTGGGTCTCGGCCGGGGCGGGCATGGATTACTCCGGTGGCGCGGACCGGCCCGGCAAGCGTGACCGGGCGGAACTGCTGGCGCTGGCGCTGGCCATGGCGCTGCTGGCCGGGGGTGAGCGTGTGGCGCTGGCTGGCCAATTGCCCCGTCATGGCCGCTTGCAGGCCGAGCGCATCGCACAGGCGCTGATCGCCCGTTCACCGCTGGACCAAGACGAGGACGCGCCGCCGGCAGATGCGCTGCGTCCCGGCCAACGGGCCGTCCTGTGCGATGACTTTCTGGGCGACCCTCAGCCGGTGCTGGACTATCTTGCCCGCGCGGCCGGCATGGGTGTTCAGGGCGTGCTGATGCAGGTGCTGGACCCCGATGAAGAGGTCTTTCCCTGGACAGGCGCGGTGCTGTTCCGCTCGGGCTCGGGTGCGCTGCGCCATGACACGCGGGACGCGGCGGCGCTGCGCAGCGCCTATCTGGCGCGGCTGGCCGAGCGGCGCGAGGTGCTGTCGCGCGCTGCGCGCATGGCAGGCTGGCATTTCGGTACGCATCATACGGGTGCGCCGCCATCGCAGGCGCTTCTTTGGCTCTGGTCGGCGCTGGAGGGCTGA
- a CDS encoding BatA domain-containing protein, with protein MLLIGPIGFLTPWILSALAALPVLWLILRAMPPSPRLVRFPGTRLLLGLKDPHPVARHTPWWLLLLRVLAIAALILGFAGPVWKPAPDEGGQGPLLIVMDAGWAAAPDWPQRQARALRALDRAASAGQPAALLVADGRAEGALPFMPATQLAAQLRALRPVAWETRYPADPDAALSDAPAGLSVLWLSDGLDHPGRAEWLAALGGTVTVVPPEGPRLSLELVPGDQPALRMRSTTATAEPEVLAIGLDPQGTPRELARLQPGDGAEDAGVTSRLIPITLPSELRNRITRFEIQGHSSAGAVVLADDSLRRRKVALVGDDRASEGQRLLSPLHYLRRALMPTTDLIEGGLADVLQATPDVIVLADQLGLADDPALREWVEAGGLLIRFAGPRMAASDRLGEEPLLPVRLRAGGRDIGGALSWGEPRTIAPFAADGPFAGLAVPEDATVRAQLLAEPAPDLADRTIARLSDSTPLVTRAPLGQGQLVLFHTTANAEWSNLAISGLFVEMMDRLVRTARVSAATPEAEHAEQPFWLPELVLDGFGRVAELTDPAPVAAVDFARGPAPGAPAGLYRGGERVAALNAGGPMALADWPGVRMERAAQAPGLDLRGWLIGLAALLLALDALGSAWLARGRQRALA; from the coding sequence ATGCTGCTTATCGGTCCCATCGGTTTTCTGACCCCTTGGATCCTTTCCGCACTTGCGGCGCTGCCGGTGCTGTGGCTGATCCTGCGCGCCATGCCGCCTTCGCCAAGGCTGGTGCGTTTTCCCGGCACGCGACTGCTTTTGGGGCTCAAGGACCCGCATCCGGTGGCACGGCACACGCCTTGGTGGCTGCTGCTGTTGCGGGTGCTGGCGATTGCCGCGCTGATCCTGGGCTTTGCCGGCCCGGTCTGGAAGCCGGCGCCGGATGAGGGGGGGCAAGGCCCCCTGCTGATCGTGATGGACGCAGGTTGGGCCGCTGCGCCCGACTGGCCGCAGCGTCAGGCCCGCGCCCTGCGTGCGCTGGACCGGGCCGCGTCGGCGGGCCAGCCCGCGGCGCTGCTGGTCGCCGATGGCCGGGCCGAGGGCGCGCTGCCCTTCATGCCCGCGACCCAGCTTGCCGCGCAGTTACGCGCGCTGCGTCCCGTCGCATGGGAAACCCGTTATCCCGCCGATCCCGATGCGGCGCTGTCCGATGCCCCCGCCGGTCTGTCGGTGCTGTGGCTCAGCGATGGGCTGGACCATCCCGGCCGGGCCGAATGGCTGGCGGCCCTGGGCGGGACCGTGACGGTCGTGCCGCCCGAAGGCCCGCGCCTGTCGCTGGAGCTGGTGCCGGGCGATCAACCGGCGCTGCGGATGCGCTCGACCACGGCAACTGCTGAGCCCGAGGTGCTGGCTATCGGCCTTGACCCGCAGGGCACCCCGCGCGAACTGGCGCGGCTGCAACCCGGTGATGGGGCAGAGGACGCGGGCGTGACCAGCCGGTTGATCCCCATCACCCTGCCTTCGGAATTGCGCAACCGTATCACCCGCTTTGAAATTCAGGGCCATTCCTCGGCCGGGGCGGTGGTTCTGGCCGATGACAGCCTGCGCCGTCGCAAGGTCGCGCTGGTCGGCGACGACCGTGCCAGCGAGGGGCAGCGGTTGCTGTCGCCGCTGCATTACCTGCGCCGGGCGCTGATGCCCACGACCGATCTGATCGAGGGAGGCTTGGCCGATGTCTTGCAGGCCACGCCCGATGTGATCGTGCTGGCCGACCAGTTGGGATTGGCCGACGACCCGGCGTTGCGCGAATGGGTCGAGGCGGGCGGGCTGTTGATCCGCTTTGCCGGGCCGCGCATGGCGGCTTCTGATCGGCTGGGCGAAGAGCCGCTTTTGCCCGTGCGCCTGCGTGCTGGCGGGCGCGATATAGGCGGCGCGCTAAGCTGGGGCGAGCCGCGCACCATTGCGCCTTTCGCCGCCGACGGTCCCTTTGCCGGCTTGGCCGTGCCCGAGGACGCCACCGTGCGCGCCCAGCTTCTGGCCGAACCCGCACCCGATCTGGCAGACCGCACAATAGCACGGCTTTCCGACAGCACGCCGCTGGTCACGCGCGCACCCTTGGGGCAGGGGCAACTGGTCCTGTTCCACACCACGGCGAATGCGGAATGGTCAAATCTGGCGATTTCGGGCCTTTTCGTCGAGATGATGGATCGGCTGGTACGCACCGCGCGCGTCAGCGCCGCCACGCCCGAGGCCGAGCATGCCGAGCAGCCATTTTGGCTGCCCGAACTGGTGCTGGACGGGTTTGGCCGCGTGGCTGAACTGACCGATCCCGCGCCCGTCGCAGCCGTCGATTTTGCGCGCGGACCCGCACCCGGCGCGCCTGCCGGGCTGTATCGCGGAGGCGAGCGGGTGGCGGCACTGAATGCCGGTGGCCCGATGGCGCTGGCCGACTGGCCCGGCGTCCGCATGGAACGCGCGGCGCAAGCTCCGGGGCTGGATCTGCGCGGCTGGCTGATCGGGCTGGCTGCGTTGCTTTTGGCGCTGGATGCGTTGGGCAGTGCCTGGCTGGCGCGCGGCAGGCAGAGGGCTTTGGCATGA
- the lpxA gene encoding acyl-ACP--UDP-N-acetylglucosamine O-acyltransferase, which yields MAEAWIHPSSVVDPAAKIGEGCEIGPFCVIGPEVTLGRRVVLKSHVVVAGETLIGDETTVFPFASLGEVPQDLKFRGERTRLEIGARNRIREYVTMNPGTEGGGGVTRIGDDGLFMAGSHVAHDCQIGNRAILVNNASVAGHCVLEDDVIVGGLSGVHQWVRIGRGAIIGAVTMVTADVIPFGLVQGPRGHLDGLNLVGLKRRGASREEIHALRDMLAQLGRGSFRDTARHLAEGENSAMVREVLDFILGPSDRSFLAPHP from the coding sequence ATGGCTGAGGCCTGGATCCACCCCTCGTCCGTCGTGGACCCTGCCGCGAAGATCGGCGAGGGATGCGAGATCGGGCCTTTCTGCGTCATCGGCCCCGAGGTCACGCTGGGCCGGCGCGTGGTGCTGAAATCCCATGTCGTCGTCGCGGGCGAGACCTTGATCGGCGATGAAACCACGGTTTTTCCCTTCGCCTCTCTGGGCGAGGTTCCGCAGGACCTGAAATTCCGCGGCGAACGCACCCGGCTGGAAATCGGCGCCCGCAACCGCATCCGCGAATATGTCACCATGAACCCCGGCACCGAGGGCGGCGGCGGCGTCACCCGCATCGGCGACGATGGGCTGTTCATGGCCGGCAGCCATGTCGCGCATGATTGCCAGATCGGCAACCGGGCGATTCTGGTCAACAATGCCTCGGTCGCAGGCCATTGCGTGCTTGAAGACGATGTGATCGTCGGCGGGCTTTCCGGCGTGCATCAGTGGGTGCGGATCGGTCGCGGCGCAATCATCGGGGCGGTGACCATGGTGACGGCGGATGTCATTCCGTTCGGACTGGTGCAGGGGCCGCGCGGCCATCTGGACGGGCTGAATCTGGTGGGGTTGAAGCGGCGCGGGGCCTCGCGCGAGGAAATCCACGCCCTGCGCGATATGCTGGCGCAGCTTGGGCGAGGCAGTTTCCGCGACACTGCCCGACATCTGGCCGAGGGCGAGAATAGCGCCATGGTGCGCGAGGTGCTGGACTTTATCCTGGGCCCCTCGGATCGCAGCTTCCTGGCACCGCACCCATGA
- a CDS encoding AAA family ATPase, with protein sequence MAENEKLVTEVLTLTDRLAQARASVEHRFVGQHAVVEQVLAAILSGGHALLVGQPGLGKTMLVDTLATVLGLDNARIQFTPDLMPADILGSEVLDIRPDGTRAFRFIEGPVFTQLLMADEINRASPRTQSALLQAMQEGEVTIGGEHRPLGRPFHVLATQNPIEQEGTYPLPEAQLDRFLLQIDVDYPDRDTERAILLATTGTDQGRAHPVFDAEGLLAGQALIRRMPVGEAVLNAILDLVRAARPGAPEAPGWMADTLVWGPGPRAAQALTLVTRARAALNGRFAPTLEDVEAMAAPVLRHRMALSFAARARGDSIEGVITRLLDDRMRAAA encoded by the coding sequence ATGGCCGAGAATGAGAAACTGGTTACCGAAGTCCTGACGTTGACCGATCGGCTGGCGCAGGCCCGTGCCAGCGTCGAGCATCGGTTCGTCGGCCAGCATGCCGTCGTCGAGCAGGTGCTGGCCGCGATCTTGTCGGGGGGGCATGCGCTGCTGGTGGGCCAGCCAGGTCTGGGCAAGACCATGCTGGTCGATACGCTGGCCACCGTGCTGGGGCTTGATAATGCGCGCATCCAGTTCACCCCGGACCTGATGCCCGCCGACATCCTTGGCTCCGAAGTGCTGGATATCCGGCCCGACGGCACCCGCGCCTTTCGCTTTATCGAGGGGCCGGTCTTTACCCAGCTTCTGATGGCGGATGAGATCAACCGGGCCAGCCCGCGCACGCAATCCGCGCTGTTGCAGGCCATGCAAGAGGGCGAGGTCACCATCGGCGGCGAACACCGTCCGCTGGGCCGGCCGTTTCATGTCCTCGCCACCCAGAACCCGATCGAGCAAGAGGGCACCTATCCCTTGCCCGAGGCGCAACTGGACCGTTTTCTTTTGCAGATCGACGTCGATTATCCCGACCGCGACACCGAACGCGCCATCCTGTTGGCGACGACCGGGACCGATCAGGGCAGGGCGCATCCGGTTTTTGATGCAGAGGGACTGTTGGCCGGGCAGGCACTGATCCGGCGCATGCCGGTGGGGGAAGCGGTGCTGAACGCCATCCTTGATCTGGTGCGCGCCGCGCGTCCCGGTGCCCCCGAGGCACCCGGCTGGATGGCCGATACGCTCGTCTGGGGGCCGGGGCCGCGTGCGGCGCAGGCGCTTACGCTGGTCACGCGCGCGCGTGCGGCGCTGAACGGTCGGTTCGCGCCGACGCTCGAGGATGTCGAGGCCATGGCCGCCCCGGTCCTGCGCCACCGCATGGCGCTGAGTTTTGCCGCCCGCGCTCGCGGCGACAGCATCGAGGGGGTCATCACGCGCCTTCTGGACGACCGGATGCGGGCAGCCGCGTGA
- the lpxB gene encoding lipid-A-disaccharide synthase, whose protein sequence is MKFFLIAGEPSGDNLGGALMAGLKRLDPSAEFLGIGGPAMATEGLRSRFGMEELSLMGIWEVLPKYRALKARIAETARAVADARPDALITIDSPDFCLRVARQARMMNPDLRTIHYVAPSVWAWRSGRAKKMAEVIDHVLAILPFEPPLMQAAGMSCDFVGHPIVAETIAEEAEAAGFRAAKGIAPDAPLILCLPGSRRTEVGRLGPRFDEALMRLRDRVPEIRVVIPTVQGVSGLVHEMAKRWPTVPVVVESPEERRAAFAAADLALAASGTVSLDLAANDVPMVIGYDVAPLSRFIIGLLLRTDTVTLVNLVSETRAVPEYLGRNCQPGPMSQALYRLIENPEERAAQRAAMALTMQRLGRGGEAPGLRAARSVLAAISSAPRPR, encoded by the coding sequence ATGAAATTCTTCCTGATCGCGGGCGAGCCTTCGGGCGACAACCTGGGCGGAGCCTTGATGGCTGGGCTGAAACGGCTTGATCCAAGCGCCGAATTTCTGGGCATCGGCGGTCCGGCAATGGCGACCGAGGGGCTGAGAAGTCGTTTCGGCATGGAAGAACTGAGCCTTATGGGTATTTGGGAGGTGCTGCCGAAGTACCGCGCGCTCAAGGCCCGGATTGCCGAGACCGCTCGAGCCGTGGCCGATGCGCGCCCCGATGCCCTGATCACCATCGACAGCCCGGATTTTTGTCTTCGCGTGGCGCGTCAGGCCCGGATGATGAATCCAGATCTGCGCACCATCCACTATGTTGCGCCCTCGGTCTGGGCCTGGCGTTCAGGACGGGCGAAGAAAATGGCCGAGGTGATCGACCATGTATTGGCGATCCTGCCCTTTGAGCCGCCGTTGATGCAGGCGGCGGGGATGAGCTGCGATTTCGTTGGACACCCCATCGTCGCCGAAACGATAGCGGAAGAAGCCGAGGCGGCAGGTTTTCGCGCCGCAAAGGGGATCGCGCCGGATGCGCCGCTGATCCTGTGTTTGCCGGGCTCTCGTCGGACCGAGGTGGGCAGGCTTGGCCCGCGCTTTGACGAAGCCCTGATGCGGTTGCGCGACCGGGTGCCCGAGATCCGGGTGGTAATTCCCACCGTGCAGGGGGTGTCGGGCTTGGTGCATGAAATGGCCAAACGCTGGCCAACGGTGCCGGTGGTGGTTGAGAGCCCCGAGGAAAGGCGTGCGGCCTTTGCGGCCGCCGATCTTGCGCTGGCGGCTTCGGGCACGGTCAGTCTGGATCTGGCGGCCAATGATGTGCCCATGGTAATCGGCTATGACGTAGCGCCGCTTAGCCGGTTCATCATCGGATTGCTGCTTAGGACCGATACGGTGACGCTGGTCAATCTGGTCAGCGAAACCCGGGCTGTGCCGGAATATCTGGGCCGTAATTGTCAGCCCGGGCCGATGTCGCAGGCACTTTACCGGTTGATCGAGAACCCAGAGGAGCGTGCCGCGCAACGGGCCGCCATGGCACTGACCATGCAGCGGCTGGGGCGCGGCGGCGAGGCACCCGGCCTGCGCGCCGCGCGTTCGGTGTTGGCGGCGATCAGTTCTGCGCCGCGACCACGATGA
- a CDS encoding DUF4159 domain-containing protein: MKWLLSFAALFWATAVWAQDDPDPRLVRAADEVALAYVITGDAEVDAASEAGLRGLSQVLTARTTVEPGAPIGIDPDRDDLSLLTFLYWPVTETQVPPSPQAYVRLNHFLRSGGMILFDTRDGDIAGLGGPDGASALQGLAAPLDIPPLAPVPDDHVLTRSFYLLRDFPGRYQGREVWAEAPPADAQAAEGVPFRNLNDGVSPVIIGGNAWAEAWAVDENGLPMFSMGSGFEGERQREMASRFGVNLIMYVLTGNYKSDQVHVPALLERLRQEEVVQ, from the coding sequence ATGAAATGGCTTTTGTCTTTTGCGGCGCTGTTCTGGGCAACCGCCGTTTGGGCGCAGGACGACCCCGATCCGCGACTGGTCCGCGCCGCCGACGAGGTCGCGCTGGCCTATGTCATTACCGGCGATGCCGAGGTCGATGCCGCGTCCGAGGCCGGGCTGCGCGGCCTGTCGCAGGTCCTGACCGCCCGCACCACCGTCGAGCCCGGCGCGCCCATAGGCATAGACCCCGACCGGGACGACCTGTCGCTGCTGACATTCCTGTATTGGCCGGTGACGGAAACGCAGGTCCCGCCCTCGCCTCAGGCTTATGTGCGGCTGAACCACTTTCTGCGCTCGGGCGGAATGATCCTGTTCGACACCCGCGACGGCGATATCGCCGGGCTGGGTGGCCCGGACGGTGCCTCGGCGCTGCAGGGGCTGGCCGCGCCTCTGGACATCCCGCCGCTGGCGCCGGTGCCCGACGATCACGTCCTGACCCGCAGCTTTTACCTGCTCAGGGATTTTCCCGGCCGCTATCAAGGCCGCGAGGTCTGGGCCGAGGCGCCCCCCGCCGATGCGCAGGCAGCCGAGGGTGTGCCGTTCCGCAACCTCAACGACGGCGTTTCTCCGGTCATCATCGGTGGCAATGCCTGGGCCGAGGCTTGGGCGGTGGACGAAAACGGCCTGCCGATGTTCAGCATGGGCTCGGGCTTCGAAGGCGAGCGTCAGCGCGAGATGGCTTCGCGCTTTGGCGTCAACCTGATCATGTATGTGCTGACCGGGAACTATAAATCCGATCAGGTGCATGTGCCCGCCCTGCTGGAACGGCTGCGTCAGGAAGAGGTCGTGCAATGA
- a CDS encoding RidA family protein, giving the protein MSDIKRIESGPRMSQAVVHNGTIYLAGQVGKPGESVTEQTKEVLAQVDRLLAECGSDKTRILSAQIWLADMADFPQMNAVWDAWVPAGHAPSRATGESALATPDYKVEIIVVAAQN; this is encoded by the coding sequence ATGTCCGACATCAAGCGCATCGAGTCTGGCCCCCGTATGAGCCAGGCAGTCGTCCATAACGGCACCATCTATCTGGCCGGCCAAGTCGGGAAACCGGGCGAATCGGTGACCGAGCAGACCAAGGAAGTGCTGGCCCAAGTCGATCGGCTGCTCGCAGAATGCGGTTCAGACAAGACCCGCATCCTGTCGGCGCAGATCTGGCTGGCCGACATGGCCGATTTCCCGCAGATGAACGCGGTCTGGGACGCATGGGTGCCGGCCGGCCACGCCCCCTCCCGCGCCACCGGCGAATCTGCGCTGGCGACGCCGGACTACAAAGTCGAAATCATCGTGGTCGCGGCGCAGAACTGA
- a CDS encoding LpxI family protein: MSRIALIAGEGRLAPAIAAALDDPLIYALDNLRPEIAAKPFRLERLVPFLDELADQGVTQAVFAGAIRRPKIEPELFDPRTMSIVPRILMGMQSGDDAALRAVLDVFEEHGISICSVDQILPDLVPGEGVLAGEPSPRDQKDAARAAEIVNGLGALDIGQGAVVAQGLCLAVEALPGTQAMLEFARLHAGLKPDPTGARGVLYKAPKPGQDRRIDLPTIGPDTVLQAAEAGLAGIVWEAGSVIMLERAEAVRRAEASGLFLWARG; the protein is encoded by the coding sequence ATGAGCCGCATCGCCCTGATCGCCGGCGAGGGACGCCTTGCCCCCGCCATTGCCGCCGCGCTTGACGATCCGCTGATCTATGCGCTGGATAACCTCAGGCCCGAGATCGCGGCAAAGCCCTTTCGTCTTGAACGTCTGGTGCCCTTTCTGGACGAACTGGCCGATCAAGGCGTGACACAGGCGGTCTTCGCCGGTGCCATCCGACGCCCGAAGATCGAGCCCGAGCTTTTTGACCCGCGCACCATGAGTATCGTGCCGCGTATCCTGATGGGCATGCAATCGGGCGATGACGCGGCGCTGCGCGCGGTCCTCGACGTATTCGAAGAACATGGCATATCCATATGTTCTGTAGATCAAATCCTGCCGGATCTTGTTCCGGGGGAAGGGGTTCTGGCGGGTGAGCCCAGTCCCCGCGATCAAAAGGATGCAGCCCGCGCGGCGGAGATCGTAAATGGTCTTGGCGCATTGGATATCGGGCAAGGCGCGGTGGTGGCGCAGGGGCTTTGCCTTGCGGTCGAAGCGCTGCCCGGCACGCAGGCCATGCTGGAGTTCGCACGGCTCCATGCAGGTTTGAAGCCCGATCCGACGGGTGCAAGAGGCGTGCTTTATAAAGCGCCCAAGCCAGGCCAGGACCGCCGCATCGACCTTCCGACCATCGGCCCCGACACCGTGCTGCAAGCCGCTGAAGCTGGTTTGGCCGGGATCGTCTGGGAGGCGGGCAGTGTCATCATGCTTGAACGTGCCGAGGCGGTTCGCCGCGCCGAAGCGTCGGGACTGTTTCTCTGGGCTCGCGGGTAA
- the fabZ gene encoding 3-hydroxyacyl-ACP dehydratase FabZ, producing the protein MAADETAYIPPTEVDLAMIKRILPHRYPFLLVDRVRDIVPAESCVGVKNVTSNEPHFEGHFPQEPVMPGVLIIEAMAQSAAVLVGVTLDLADKGMGTYFMSIDKCRFRQKVVPGDVLELHMKTLRGGGKIWKFEGRAVVNGQLVAEAEVMAMLNRGENG; encoded by the coding sequence ATGGCCGCTGACGAGACCGCCTATATCCCGCCGACCGAAGTCGATCTTGCGATGATCAAGCGGATCCTGCCGCACCGCTATCCTTTCCTGCTGGTGGACAGGGTGCGCGACATCGTTCCGGCGGAAAGCTGCGTGGGCGTCAAGAACGTCACCTCGAACGAGCCGCATTTCGAAGGGCATTTCCCGCAAGAGCCCGTCATGCCCGGCGTGCTGATCATCGAGGCGATGGCGCAATCCGCAGCGGTGCTGGTCGGCGTCACGCTCGATCTGGCCGATAAGGGCATGGGTACCTATTTCATGTCGATCGACAAATGCCGTTTTCGCCAGAAGGTGGTGCCGGGCGATGTTCTGGAACTGCACATGAAAACCCTGCGCGGCGGCGGCAAGATCTGGAAGTTCGAGGGCCGCGCCGTCGTGAATGGCCAGTTGGTCGCCGAGGCCGAGGTGATGGCCATGCTGAACCGTGGCGAGAATGGCTGA
- a CDS encoding sulfite exporter TauE/SafE family protein, which yields MTDTLLMLCAGFFGGMLNAVAGGGTFITFPALVASGVPVVAANATSTVAALPGYLSAALGFRHEIAQIERALVIRLTLWTLFGGVIGSCLLLVSSNTAFAILVPFLLLAATSIFIWGAKVREWAGQHRNAVAPFGVGTMVPVAIYGGYFNGGLGIVLLALFALWGMVDLNQMNGLKNWLSFALSVISFAIFAAGGQVVWLPAAVMSVGTVLGGYLGAPVARRLPIKVLRALIAAIGFGMTAIFFWRLF from the coding sequence ATGACCGATACTTTGTTGATGCTCTGTGCAGGATTTTTCGGCGGGATGCTGAACGCCGTTGCAGGGGGTGGGACTTTCATCACCTTCCCCGCTTTGGTGGCCAGCGGCGTGCCGGTGGTTGCCGCCAACGCCACCAGCACCGTCGCCGCCCTGCCGGGATATCTGTCGGCGGCGCTGGGTTTCCGGCATGAAATTGCGCAGATCGAGCGTGCGCTGGTCATCAGGCTGACGCTCTGGACGCTGTTCGGCGGGGTTATCGGATCATGCCTGTTGCTGGTGTCCTCGAACACGGCCTTTGCAATATTGGTCCCCTTCCTGTTGCTGGCCGCGACCTCGATCTTCATCTGGGGCGCCAAGGTGCGGGAATGGGCCGGCCAGCACCGCAATGCGGTGGCGCCGTTTGGGGTGGGGACCATGGTGCCGGTCGCCATCTATGGCGGTTATTTCAACGGCGGGCTGGGCATCGTGCTGCTGGCGCTGTTCGCGCTGTGGGGCATGGTGGACCTCAATCAGATGAACGGGCTGAAGAACTGGTTGTCTTTTGCTTTGTCGGTGATCTCCTTCGCCATCTTTGCTGCGGGCGGGCAGGTCGTCTGGCTGCCGGCAGCCGTAATGAGCGTCGGCACCGTCCTTGGCGGCTATCTGGGCGCGCCCGTCGCGCGGCGCCTTCCGATCAAGGTATTGCGGGCATTGATCGCGGCCATCGGCTTTGGCATGACGGCTATATTCTTCTGGCGGCTCTTCTGA